A single Triticum dicoccoides isolate Atlit2015 ecotype Zavitan chromosome 2A, WEW_v2.0, whole genome shotgun sequence DNA region contains:
- the LOC119353699 gene encoding probable calcium-binding protein CML46, which translates to MADATAPRPLLRRVLSFREPLLLIPHLLVFLGTVASAFFHSYASFLQSFARSIVVPSPAAACGKCPYATSSAVCCEDVDAEEEVVEEEEEELRKEEVEAIMAGIGLGVAGAGEGLRASMGHDEVSRLFDAEEPSFAEVRRAFAVFDGDADGFIGAADLQGALARLGFPEVDAAACGAMISSSCGSRDGRMNLFQFVRFLEDGLC; encoded by the coding sequence ATGGCAGACGCGACGGCGCCGCGACCGCTGCTCCGCCGCGTGCTCTCGTTCCGGGAGCCGCTGCTGCTCATCCCGCACCTCCTCGTCTTCCTCGGCACCGTCGCGTCCGCCTTCTTCCACAGCTACGCCTCCTTCCTCCAGTCCTTTGCCAGGTCCATCGTCGTCCCGTCGCCGGCCGCGGCTTGCGGCAAGTGTCCGTACGCGACGTCGTCGGCGGTGTGCTGCGAGGACGTCgacgccgaggaggaggtggtggaggaggaggaggaggagctgaggaaggaggaggtggaggcgatcATGGCCGGGATCGGGCTGGGCGTGGCCGGCGCCGGCGAGGGGCTGAGGGCCAGCATGGGCCACGACGAGGTGTCCCGGCTGTTCGACGCCGAGGAGCCGAGCTTCGCGGAGGTGCGGCGCGCGTTCGCCGTGTTCGACGGCGACGCGGACGGGTTCATCGGCGCGGCGGACCTGCAGGGCGCCCTGGCCAGGCTCGGGTTCCCGGAGGTCGACGCCGCCGCGTGCGGGGCGATGATCTCGTCCAGCTGCGGGTCCAGGGACGGCAGGATGAACCTGTTCCAGTTCGTCAGGTTCCTCGAGGACGGCCTCTGCTGA